In the genome of Elusimicrobiales bacterium, the window CGCCATGCGGCGCATCGCGCATATGTTCTCGGACGAGACCGTCTGGCGGCTTACCGGCAAAAAGGGCATAGCCGCCACGCGCATAGCGTTTTCAAACGACAGCTCCCGGAACAAGGAAATTTATATCGTGGATTATGACGGCGAGAATATACTGAAACTTACCCAGGACAAGAGCATTTCGCTTTTTCCGCGCTGGTCGCCGGACGGAATGAAAATCTACTACACCACCTACCGCTACGGCAACCCGGACGCTTTTGTGATAGACCTTAAAGAGCGGCGCATAAACCCCGTCTGCATGATGCAGGGCCTAAACATCCCCGGGGCAGTTTCCCCCGACGGGGAAAAGCTGGTCATAACCCTTTCGCGCGGCGTGAACCCGCACATCTACGAGATGAACCTCTCCAGCAGGGAGCTAAAACGGCTCACCACGCGCGCATCCGCCGTTGACAGTTCCGCCTCCTATTCGCCCGACGGGAAATTCATAACTTATATCTCGGACCGCGCCGGCAATCCGCAGGTTTACATGATGGAGCTGGCCACCGGCAAGACCCAGCGGCTTACGCGGCTGAACTGGTGCGACACGCCGCGCTGGTCCCCTTCCGGCGAGTGGATAGCTTTCGCCGGACGCGCCGCCTCTGCGGACAATATGGATATTTTCCTTACAGACATAACCGGCGCGCAACTGCGCAACCTGACAGGCGGCTCCGGCACGAACGAGGACCCCTCCTGGTCGCCCGACGGCAGGTTTCTGTCTTTTACCTCCACGCGGGACGGCGGAACGCGCCGCATATACGTAATGGACGCAGACGGCAGCGCGCCGCATCGTATAACCGATATCCCCGGAAATTCCTACACCCCCGCCTGGAGCCCGAACTGAACTGCGCCGGCCAGCCGCAATTTCCCGGGAATTTTATTTCAGAAAAAAACCAAGCGCCATGGTAGCGAGAACCAACGCTGCGGCAACTGCGAAACGACGCTCTCCGGCGCGGGCATAACCGAAGCATAGCATCGCCAGCCGCACCGCAGGCGTGGCGGTCAGCATTACTATGCCGCACAATATGACAAGCCGTCCGGTTTTCCCGCCCGAGAGCAGTCCGGCGGTCATTACGGCCGCGCTGGACCATACTCCCCAGAGCAATACCCGGTGTACCAGCGTTTGCACCTGCTTTTCGTTCATAAATACGCCAGCATTTTTATTGCGGCTGCCAGCACCAGCGCTGAAAAAGCGATTTGCAGCTTTTCCGATTTGCCCCTGTGCAGCAGCCGCATCCCCAGAGCGGAGCCTCCCAGCACCCCTATCACCAGCGGCGCGGTGATTTCCGGCGGCACCAGGCCTCGTCGTAAAAACACCGCCGCGCTTGAAGCCGCCGTTACGCCCAGCATGAAATTGCTGGTGGCGGCCGCGGCTTTGAGCGGCACGCCGCAGACAATATTCATCAGCGGAACCTGTATAATTCCGCCGCCTATCCCCAAAAGCCCGGACACGGCCCCCGCCAGCACCGACACCGCCGCAGCGGCGGGCAGCCGCTTTACGCCGTAGCTCACCATCCGCCCGGAGGCGGCGTCCTCGTATTGGCCTCCCAGCGCGCCGGAGGCGGCATCGCGGGGCGGAACCCGCTCCGCGCCGCTTTTCAGCGCGGCAAGGCCCCGTTTAAGCATCGAGGCGGACATAGCAAGCAGAAAAAACGAAAAGACCAGCTTCAGCGCGCGCTCCGGCATGAAGGCGGACACATACGCCCCGCCCAGCGCGCCCGCCGCGGTGGAAATTTCCAGCGAAAGCCCCAGCCGCATATTGGCCAGCCCGCGCTCCACATTGACCGCCGCCGCCGCGCTGGATACGGCTATTATCGTTATAAGAGACGAGGCGACCGCGCAATGGATGGGCTGCCCGAAATATATCACAAGAGCCGGCACTATGAATATGCCGCCGCCTATACCGAAAGCTGCGCCCAGCGCGCCCACCGCCGCGCCCAGCGCCGCCAGCGCCGCAATTTCCATGTTTCAATGATACAACAAAAAAAAGACGGGGCGTTTTCACGCCCCGTCCCGACATCTGGCAGCCGGAAGTGCTATTTCGGGTCCGGCAGCCCTATAAGCCCCGGCCATTCCTTGCGCGAGCGGTCCAGGAACGCCTCCTGCCTTTTTATCTTGCAGGACACGCACTCCGCGCCCGCCGACATGCGCCATGTGGCCTGCTCGCCCACATTGCTGGGCATGTTGCCGGAACAGTCGCCCGCCGCATGGCTTTTTAGATTGCTGCCCACGCTCTTTAACAGCGGAGATTCCGAGGGGAGATTGTACTTGGCGCGACGCACCAGCCCTGTCAGATTATTGGGTTTTTTAAGCTCGCCCTTGTCCTGGGCGTCCACGCGGGCCGGGCCGTTCTTGCCCCAGTACTTGACCTCCGCATCCTCGCTTTTTTTGCCTCCGGCCAGCTTGTAAAGCTGCTTGGCCAGCCCCTCGTCGCCCGCGGCGGCCCTGAGGTCGGTTGCGCCGGAATAGTAGAAAGCGGAGTCTCCGCCTCCGCCACCCTCTCCGCCGCCGCTGTCGCCATCCTTGCTGCCGGGCTCGCCGAAAGTCTTGATGGCCTTTTCCATTTTCTCGGCAAGCTGTTTGGCTTCGCTCTTGCTCATCCCGGCCTGGAATTTGGTCTGCAATTCCTGGGCGGTTTCCTTTGCCTTGCTTATGCCCTTGTCCGCCTTGCCTGAGATGTTTTCCCCG includes:
- a CDS encoding DUF1634 domain-containing protein; the encoded protein is MNEKQVQTLVHRVLLWGVWSSAAVMTAGLLSGGKTGRLVILCGIVMLTATPAVRLAMLCFGYARAGERRFAVAAALVLATMALGFFLK
- a CDS encoding sulfite exporter TauE/SafE family protein; this translates as MEIAALAALGAAVGALGAAFGIGGGIFIVPALVIYFGQPIHCAVASSLITIIAVSSAAAAVNVERGLANMRLGLSLEISTAAGALGGAYVSAFMPERALKLVFSFFLLAMSASMLKRGLAALKSGAERVPPRDAASGALGGQYEDAASGRMVSYGVKRLPAAAAVSVLAGAVSGLLGIGGGIIQVPLMNIVCGVPLKAAAATSNFMLGVTAASSAAVFLRRGLVPPEITAPLVIGVLGGSALGMRLLHRGKSEKLQIAFSALVLAAAIKMLAYL